One genomic window of Malaciobacter molluscorum LMG 25693 includes the following:
- the nhaA gene encoding Na+/H+ antiporter NhaA translates to MKILIKEYIKKESTSGIILIFVTAIALLFQNSYFSQEYNALLKTEITFAFGDLLLIQKPLILWINDGLMTIFFLLVGLEIKRELLAGHLSSLSKISLPAIAAIGGMAIPALIFTAFNFDNEFSMKGWAIPTATDIAFALGILSLLGKKVPVSLKIFLMALAIFDDLGAILIIAIFYTNDLSLLSILAALACTIILIIMNKLKIVRPTAYILVGIILWISVLKSGVHATLAGIILAFTIPIAFKDEKNKIVSPLRNLENNLHFWVAYLILPVFAFVNAGVNLKGLSFDQLFSDVSLGIMLGLFLGKQLGVMSFVFISVKLNIAKLPKCTTWKQMYGVSVLTGIGFTMSLFIDSLAFKDSDVYLYADKLAILLGSIISGIVGYLILKYTKSNRACNI, encoded by the coding sequence ATGAAAATATTAATTAAAGAATATATTAAAAAAGAATCAACCTCTGGAATTATTTTAATCTTTGTAACAGCAATAGCATTACTATTTCAGAATAGCTATTTTTCTCAAGAGTATAATGCTTTATTAAAAACAGAAATAACATTTGCTTTTGGGGATTTACTTTTAATTCAAAAACCTCTTATTTTATGGATAAATGATGGGCTTATGACTATTTTCTTTTTACTTGTTGGTTTAGAAATAAAAAGAGAATTATTAGCTGGGCATTTATCTTCTTTATCTAAAATATCACTTCCTGCAATTGCTGCAATTGGTGGAATGGCCATTCCAGCTTTAATTTTCACAGCATTTAATTTTGATAATGAATTTTCAATGAAAGGTTGGGCAATTCCAACTGCAACAGATATTGCATTTGCTTTGGGGATCCTATCTTTATTAGGAAAAAAAGTTCCAGTAAGTTTAAAAATATTTTTAATGGCATTAGCTATATTTGATGATTTGGGAGCAATTTTAATTATTGCAATTTTTTATACTAATGATTTATCTTTATTATCAATATTAGCAGCACTTGCATGTACAATTATTTTAATAATAATGAATAAATTAAAAATTGTAAGACCCACTGCATATATATTAGTTGGTATAATATTATGGATTAGTGTATTGAAATCTGGTGTGCACGCAACATTAGCTGGAATAATATTAGCATTTACAATTCCTATTGCATTTAAAGATGAAAAAAATAAAATAGTTTCTCCTTTAAGAAATTTGGAGAATAATTTACATTTTTGGGTAGCATATTTAATTTTACCAGTTTTTGCATTTGTAAATGCCGGAGTTAATTTAAAAGGATTATCTTTTGATCAGTTATTTTCAGATGTATCCTTAGGAATTATGCTAGGATTATTTTTAGGAAAACAATTAGGTGTAATGAGTTTTGTCTTTATTTCAGTAAAATTAAATATTGCAAAGTTACCTAAGTGTACAACATGGAAACAAATGTATGGAGTTTCTGTATTAACGGGAATAGGTTTTACAATGAGTTTATTTATTGATTCTCTTGCGTTTAAAGATTCAGATGTATATTTGTATGCAGATAAACTTGCTATTTTATTAGGTTCAATTATTTCAGGGATTGTAGGATATTTAATATTAAAATATACAAAAAGTAATAGAGCTTGCAATATATAA
- a CDS encoding COG3400 family protein encodes MKKILVILDGIVAKNLMQRIVETNTGENYYDIIYVNDAIIPEQKLSNFTFYKFDPTSKSKLAMVLDKNIHYEVLIVLNSKDDMLSVISNIKSHKHNLQMNILDYWNLELEDPYVNVYKGIEVLANGMVERLPNIPVIAQNIGLKHGEIMEIRIPFGSSYAYRYIGSIEQKDWRIFALYRNEKLQDLKPSSILKPNDIILVIGEPKVLMQVYSAMGKTRGQFPMPFGHNIYLYLDLFLMKKARIEKAVYEAKHLNSKLKNTKLVIRITRPTTVGIMDMIKSKFKDDDSVIIEIDYHNLGFRRIRKMDFKKFDIGMIMLTGEMFKIKEISTELMELKVPLFKLGLEPVGATKNTLILLNDTKSYEQISPIVFDVSSQLKTKTKIFDIDPIAQEDKSKLLDHFENLSKIFSQKIEVVSCDKNPIRELKKEENILQILPLKKSMFNKRFSWSFLYTNSDLISFDMAKYNQLLIPVIED; translated from the coding sequence ATGAAAAAAATACTAGTTATATTAGATGGTATTGTTGCAAAGAATTTAATGCAAAGAATAGTTGAAACTAATACAGGTGAAAACTATTATGACATTATATATGTAAATGATGCAATAATTCCAGAGCAAAAATTATCAAATTTTACATTTTATAAGTTTGATCCAACATCAAAATCTAAGCTTGCAATGGTTTTAGATAAAAATATTCATTATGAAGTATTGATTGTACTTAATTCAAAAGATGATATGTTAAGTGTTATTAGTAATATAAAATCACATAAACATAATTTACAAATGAATATTTTAGATTATTGGAATTTAGAACTTGAAGATCCTTATGTTAATGTATATAAAGGTATTGAAGTTTTGGCAAATGGAATGGTTGAAAGACTCCCAAATATTCCTGTAATTGCACAAAATATTGGTTTAAAACATGGTGAAATCATGGAAATAAGAATACCTTTTGGTAGTTCATATGCGTATAGATATATAGGCTCGATAGAACAAAAAGATTGGAGAATCTTTGCTCTATATAGAAATGAAAAACTTCAAGATTTAAAGCCATCTTCAATATTAAAACCAAATGATATTATTTTAGTTATTGGTGAACCTAAAGTATTAATGCAAGTATATAGTGCAATGGGAAAAACAAGAGGTCAATTTCCTATGCCATTTGGACATAATATATATCTTTATTTAGATCTATTTTTGATGAAAAAAGCAAGAATAGAAAAAGCTGTATATGAAGCAAAACATTTAAATAGTAAATTAAAAAATACAAAATTGGTAATTCGAATTACAAGACCAACAACAGTTGGTATTATGGATATGATTAAAAGTAAATTTAAAGATGATGATAGTGTGATTATAGAGATAGATTATCATAATTTAGGATTTAGACGAATTAGAAAAATGGACTTTAAGAAGTTTGATATTGGTATGATTATGCTAACAGGTGAAATGTTTAAAATAAAAGAGATTTCTACTGAATTAATGGAGTTAAAAGTACCACTATTTAAACTAGGACTTGAACCTGTAGGTGCAACTAAAAATACACTTATTTTATTAAATGATACAAAATCTTATGAACAAATATCTCCTATTGTTTTTGATGTATCAAGTCAATTAAAAACAAAAACAAAGATTTTTGACATAGATCCAATTGCACAAGAAGATAAATCTAAATTATTAGATCATTTTGAAAATTTATCGAAAATATTTAGTCAAAAGATTGAAGTTGTATCATGTGATAAAAATCCAATTAGAGAATTAAAAAAAGAAGAAAATATTTTGCAAATATTACCATTGAAAAAAAGTATGTTCAATAAAAGATTTTCATGGAGTTTTTTATATACAAACTCTGATTTAATATCATTTGATATGGCAAAATATAACCAACTATTAATACCTGTTATTGAAGATTAA
- the nhaA gene encoding Na+/H+ antiporter NhaA, with protein sequence MVIIEDFIKKESSAGIVLIFVTIVALILKNTDFSTVYDAFLHTPVEVRFGALNIAKPLLLWINDGLMAIFFFLIGLEVKREILEGHLSSVKQITLPAIAAVGGMAIPALVYVYFNMGNEIAMKGWAIPTATDIAFALGILSLLGNRIPVSLKIFLMALAIIDDLGAIVIIALFYTNDLSITSIVFAGISLIGLILLNRFKVIKPAAYIILGVILWVSVLKSGVHATLAGVALAFTIPLHSKRKDGRAFSMLKDMEHSLHYWVVFLILPLFAFVNAGVDLRSISLNQLATNVPLGIMLGLFLGKQIGVFGFSFIAIKLKLASLPEGTNFKQLYGIAILTGIGFTMSLFVDSLAFTDDSLFAYTDKLAILLGSFLSGIVGFLVLKMVANK encoded by the coding sequence ATGGTCATAATAGAAGATTTTATTAAAAAAGAATCAAGTGCAGGTATAGTTTTAATTTTTGTAACTATTGTAGCTTTGATATTAAAAAATACAGATTTTTCAACAGTTTATGATGCTTTTTTACATACACCTGTTGAAGTTAGATTTGGAGCATTAAATATAGCAAAGCCACTTTTATTGTGGATAAATGATGGACTTATGGCAATATTTTTCTTTTTAATAGGATTAGAAGTAAAAAGAGAAATTTTAGAAGGGCACTTATCAAGTGTAAAACAGATTACTTTACCTGCAATTGCTGCTGTTGGTGGTATGGCAATTCCTGCATTAGTATATGTATATTTTAATATGGGTAATGAAATAGCAATGAAAGGTTGGGCGATACCAACTGCAACTGATATTGCATTTGCTTTAGGAATTTTATCTTTGCTTGGAAATAGAATACCAGTATCTTTAAAAATCTTCTTAATGGCGTTAGCTATTATTGATGACTTAGGAGCAATTGTTATAATTGCACTTTTTTATACAAATGATTTATCTATTACTTCTATTGTTTTTGCAGGAATTTCTTTAATTGGGCTTATTTTATTAAATAGATTTAAAGTAATTAAACCAGCAGCATATATTATTCTTGGTGTAATTTTGTGGGTTAGTGTATTAAAATCTGGTGTTCATGCAACATTGGCAGGAGTTGCACTTGCTTTTACTATACCTTTGCACTCAAAAAGAAAAGATGGAAGAGCTTTTTCTATGTTAAAAGATATGGAACATTCACTTCATTATTGGGTTGTATTTTTGATTTTACCTCTTTTTGCATTCGTAAATGCAGGAGTTGATTTAAGAAGTATATCTTTAAATCAACTTGCTACAAATGTTCCATTAGGGATTATGTTAGGACTGTTTTTAGGTAAACAAATTGGAGTTTTTGGTTTTTCCTTTATTGCTATAAAATTAAAGCTTGCAAGTCTGCCTGAAGGTACAAATTTTAAACAATTATATGGGATTGCTATTCTTACTGGTATAGGTTTTACTATGAGTTTATTTGTTGATTCTCTTGCATTTACTGATGATTCTTTGTTTGCTTATACTGATAAATTAGCAATACTTTTAGGTTCATTTTTATCTGGTATTGTTGGATTCTTAGTGTTAAAAATGGTAGCTAATAAATAA
- the tgt gene encoding tRNA guanosine(34) transglycosylase Tgt, translating into MQFKIDATQNKARACTIQTAHSTITTPVFMPVGTQATVKALDANDLLSMSAKIILGNTYHLYLRPGSKLIKKFGGLHGFSKFPNSFLTDSGGFQAFSLSDNSKPDENGIMFRSHIDGSKHYFTPQSVLDTQYDLGSDIMMILDDLVALPNTKERIKKSIERTTKWAKEAITYHKQQQEKGIGVNQNIFAIVQGGTDKEFRKMSAEQLAQLDGFDGYAIGGLSVGEPNVEMYETVEWTTQFLPENKPRYLMGVGTPEDLIENIHRGVDMFDCVMPTRNARNGTLFTSLGRVNIKKAAYKEDATPIDEECDCYTCKNFNKAYLNHLFRAGEITYFRLASIHNINYYLTLMRSAREAILEGKWDDFRKEFYEKRGVSID; encoded by the coding sequence ATGCAATTTAAAATAGATGCAACACAAAATAAAGCTAGAGCTTGTACGATACAAACTGCACATAGTACAATTACAACACCTGTATTTATGCCAGTTGGAACTCAAGCTACTGTAAAAGCACTTGATGCAAATGATCTTTTAAGCATGAGTGCAAAAATTATATTAGGAAATACTTACCATTTATATTTAAGACCAGGTAGTAAACTTATCAAAAAATTTGGTGGACTTCATGGTTTTTCAAAATTTCCAAACTCTTTTTTAACAGATAGTGGAGGATTTCAAGCTTTCTCGCTAAGTGATAATTCAAAACCAGATGAAAATGGAATAATGTTTAGATCTCATATTGATGGAAGTAAACACTACTTTACACCACAAAGTGTACTTGATACGCAATATGATTTAGGTAGTGATATTATGATGATTTTAGATGATTTAGTAGCGCTGCCAAATACTAAAGAAAGAATCAAAAAATCTATTGAGAGAACTACAAAATGGGCTAAAGAAGCTATAACTTATCACAAACAACAACAAGAAAAAGGTATTGGAGTAAATCAAAATATTTTTGCTATTGTTCAAGGTGGAACAGATAAAGAGTTTAGAAAAATGAGTGCTGAGCAACTAGCACAATTAGATGGTTTTGATGGATATGCAATTGGTGGATTAAGTGTTGGTGAACCAAATGTAGAGATGTATGAAACAGTAGAGTGGACAACACAGTTTCTACCAGAGAACAAACCAAGATATTTAATGGGTGTAGGAACACCAGAAGATTTAATCGAAAATATTCACAGAGGTGTTGATATGTTCGATTGTGTTATGCCAACAAGAAATGCAAGAAATGGAACACTATTTACAAGTTTGGGAAGAGTAAATATAAAAAAAGCTGCTTATAAAGAAGATGCAACACCAATAGATGAAGAGTGTGATTGCTATACTTGTAAAAACTTCAATAAAGCATATTTAAATCACCTTTTTAGAGCTGGTGAAATTACTTATTTTAGATTAGCTTCAATTCATAATATTAACTATTACTTGACTTTAATGAGAAGTGCAAGAGAAGCTATACTTGAAGGTAAATGGGACGATTTTAGAAAAGAGTTTTATGAAAAAAGAGGCGTTAGTATAGACTAA
- a CDS encoding transaldolase, with protein MSLKENINFSLWCDFIERDFLENRFQEIIDEKIIQGATSNPAIFASSITSSLAYKQQIDMLKANSSKTIYEELAIKDIKRAAELLKPLYDEDNNDGFVSIEVDPTLCDDSKGTIEEGLRLNSLINYDNVMIKVPATKDGYVAMKELTSQGINVNATLIFSVDQAIKCAKALNEGIEESNKDVKAVISVFVSRFDRMCDDLLLSKGLKKAKLGIMNATKCYHEINKFENENIRTLFASTGVKGDDLLPSYYVDNLLYPNSVNTAPLSTIEDWVNDGQKEPSEIPSLDDCDEYFAILSKNGVNIEEISEKLLNDGLEAFKVSFSDLLNKLAK; from the coding sequence ATGAGTTTAAAAGAGAATATCAATTTTTCGTTATGGTGTGATTTTATAGAAAGAGATTTTTTAGAAAATAGATTTCAAGAAATTATTGATGAAAAAATAATCCAAGGTGCAACTTCAAATCCAGCAATTTTTGCATCATCTATTACAAGTTCATTAGCTTATAAGCAACAAATAGACATGTTAAAAGCAAATAGTTCAAAAACTATATATGAAGAGTTAGCAATAAAAGATATAAAAAGAGCAGCTGAACTTTTAAAACCTTTATATGATGAAGATAATAATGATGGTTTTGTATCAATTGAAGTTGATCCAACATTGTGTGATGATTCAAAAGGAACAATAGAAGAGGGACTTAGACTTAATTCATTGATTAATTATGATAATGTAATGATTAAAGTTCCAGCAACAAAAGATGGATATGTTGCAATGAAAGAGTTAACTAGTCAAGGGATTAATGTAAATGCAACATTGATTTTTTCTGTTGATCAAGCAATTAAATGTGCAAAGGCTTTAAATGAAGGAATCGAAGAATCAAACAAAGATGTAAAAGCAGTTATTTCTGTTTTTGTATCAAGATTTGACAGAATGTGTGATGATTTACTTTTATCAAAAGGGTTAAAAAAAGCCAAGCTGGGAATAATGAATGCAACTAAATGTTATCATGAAATTAATAAATTTGAAAATGAAAATATTAGAACATTATTTGCAAGCACAGGGGTTAAAGGTGATGATTTATTACCAAGTTATTATGTAGATAATCTTTTATATCCAAATTCTGTTAATACTGCACCTTTAAGTACAATTGAAGATTGGGTTAATGATGGACAAAAAGAACCTTCAGAAATTCCTTCTTTAGATGATTGTGATGAGTATTTTGCAATATTATCTAAAAATGGTGTAAATATAGAAGAGATTTCAGAAAAATTATTAAATGATGGATTAGAGGCTTTTAAAGTTTCATTTAGTGATTTATTAAATAAGTTAGCAAAATAG
- a CDS encoding succinyldiaminopimelate transaminase, whose amino-acid sequence MNFEIYPFEKLNELLEGITPNNEYELSSLTIGEPQFETPQFIQDELKATTLLLKKYPASAGIPELKESMINFVFKRFNVSLNNEQIIPTFGTREVLFNFPQFALFDKKNPIMAFTNPFYQIYEGAAIASRAEVIHINLDESNNFKANLSDEELRKCDLVVLNYPNNPTSAVMSIDELAIWVKKALEFDFILINDECYSEIFFDEAIKPPSLLEASVKAGNSEFKNVLVMNSISKRSSAPGLRSGFIAGDETILKEYMKYRTYVGCASPVPLQKAAAVAWNDEKHVEGFRQIYKQNFEIAKEILGINPPKATFYIWLKVDDELQFTKDLYKEKSIKVLPGSFLGRENAGQGYVRIALVENAKKTKEVLQRLKDFLDG is encoded by the coding sequence ATGAATTTTGAGATTTATCCATTTGAGAAATTAAATGAATTATTAGAAGGAATAACTCCAAATAATGAATATGAATTATCATCTTTAACTATTGGAGAACCACAGTTTGAAACACCTCAGTTTATTCAAGATGAATTAAAAGCAACAACATTATTATTAAAAAAATATCCTGCAAGTGCAGGAATTCCTGAATTAAAAGAATCAATGATTAATTTTGTTTTTAAAAGATTTAATGTGTCTTTAAATAATGAACAAATTATTCCAACTTTTGGTACAAGAGAAGTTTTATTTAACTTCCCTCAATTTGCATTATTTGATAAAAAAAATCCAATAATGGCTTTTACAAATCCATTTTATCAAATATATGAAGGAGCTGCAATTGCAAGTAGAGCAGAAGTTATTCATATAAATTTAGATGAATCAAATAATTTCAAAGCAAATTTAAGTGATGAAGAACTTAGAAAATGTGATCTTGTAGTATTAAACTATCCAAATAATCCAACATCAGCTGTTATGTCAATAGATGAATTAGCTATTTGGGTAAAAAAAGCTTTAGAATTTGATTTTATTTTAATAAATGATGAATGTTATAGTGAAATATTTTTTGATGAAGCAATAAAACCACCGTCACTACTTGAAGCTAGTGTAAAAGCTGGAAATAGTGAGTTTAAAAATGTATTAGTAATGAACTCTATTTCAAAAAGAAGTAGTGCTCCTGGTCTTAGAAGTGGATTTATAGCTGGAGATGAAACTATATTAAAAGAGTATATGAAATATAGAACTTATGTTGGTTGTGCTAGTCCAGTTCCTTTACAAAAAGCAGCAGCAGTTGCGTGGAATGATGAAAAACATGTTGAAGGTTTTAGACAAATATATAAACAAAATTTTGAAATAGCAAAAGAGATATTAGGAATAAATCCTCCTAAGGCTACTTTTTATATATGGTTAAAAGTTGATGATGAACTTCAATTTACAAAAGATTTATATAAAGAAAAAAGCATAAAAGTTTTACCTGGAAGTTTTCTTGGAAGAGAAAATGCAGGACAAGGTTATGTAAGAATTGCACTTGTAGAAAATGCTAAAAAAACAAAAGAGGTGTTACAAAGATTAAAGGATTTTCTTGATGGATAA
- the gatC gene encoding Asp-tRNA(Asn)/Glu-tRNA(Gln) amidotransferase subunit GatC — protein MTVDDKLIEKLSKLSSLEIDEERKESLKTELADIINFVENLNEIDVSNIDATFNTVEGGTALREDISKQDLDMSKQILENAPKSENGYFVVPKIIE, from the coding sequence ATGACAGTTGATGATAAATTAATAGAGAAACTATCAAAACTATCAAGTTTAGAAATAGATGAAGAGAGAAAAGAGAGTTTAAAAACTGAATTAGCAGATATTATTAATTTCGTTGAAAACTTAAATGAAATAGATGTAAGTAATATTGATGCAACATTTAATACAGTTGAAGGTGGAACTGCATTAAGAGAAGATATTTCAAAACAAGATTTAGATATGTCTAAACAAATATTAGAAAATGCTCCAAAATCAGAAAATGGATATTTTGTAGTACCAAAAATCATTGAGTAG
- a CDS encoding arsenate reductase family protein translates to MIKVYGIKNCDSVKKALKFFKEHNLEIDFFDFKKEEVTSTMIDYWVKNSSVDKLFNNRGTTYRTLKLKDLNLDDEGKKQWLCKESMLIKRPVVEYNDKVIVGFDEKEYKNTFL, encoded by the coding sequence ATGATAAAAGTATATGGTATAAAAAATTGTGATAGTGTAAAAAAAGCACTTAAATTTTTCAAAGAACATAATTTAGAAATTGATTTTTTTGATTTTAAAAAAGAAGAAGTTACTTCTACAATGATTGATTATTGGGTAAAAAACTCTTCTGTTGATAAACTATTTAATAATAGAGGAACAACATATAGGACACTGAAATTAAAAGATTTAAACCTTGACGATGAAGGTAAAAAACAGTGGCTTTGTAAAGAGTCAATGTTAATAAAAAGACCTGTAGTTGAATATAATGATAAAGTTATTGTAGGTTTTGATGAGAAAGAATATAAAAACACTTTTCTTTAA
- a CDS encoding class II 3-deoxy-7-phosphoheptulonate synthase, giving the protein MNNWSPSSWRDFPIKQQPQYKDLENLAKVEAELSSYPPLIFAGEARSLKSKLADVVNGKSFLLQGGDCAESFNAFNANNIKDLFKVMMQMAIVLTFSGGCPVVKVGRVAGQFAKPRSADFEEINGISLPSYRGDIVNDIEFDENQRIPKPKKLLKAYNQSAATLNLLRAFARGGMADLNKVHSWNLDFVKGNTLGAKYEELADKISETLNFMKSCGITSANTNQLSETTLYTSHEALLLNYEQALTRKDSLTGDWYDCSAHMLWIGDRTRGLDDAHIEYFRGIKNPIGCKVGPSMEEDELIKLIDKLNPENEAGRLNLIVRMGAEKIADNFPKLLAKVKAEGKNVLWSSDPMHGNTIKADNGFKTRDFEAILSEVKQFFQIHKAEGTYAGGIHLEMTGQNVTECTGSCSSAITQEGLASRYHTQCDPRLNADQALELSFMIADTLKEARKDIVL; this is encoded by the coding sequence ATGAATAATTGGAGTCCAAGTAGCTGGAGAGATTTTCCTATAAAGCAACAGCCACAATATAAAGACTTAGAAAATTTAGCAAAGGTTGAAGCAGAATTATCTTCATATCCTCCACTTATTTTTGCAGGAGAAGCAAGAAGTTTAAAAAGTAAATTAGCGGATGTAGTAAATGGTAAATCATTTTTACTTCAAGGTGGAGATTGTGCTGAATCATTTAATGCATTTAATGCAAATAATATAAAAGATTTATTTAAAGTGATGATGCAAATGGCAATTGTTTTAACTTTCTCTGGAGGATGTCCTGTTGTAAAAGTTGGAAGAGTTGCTGGTCAATTTGCAAAACCAAGAAGTGCAGACTTTGAAGAAATAAATGGTATATCATTGCCTTCATATAGAGGTGATATCGTAAATGATATTGAATTTGATGAAAATCAAAGAATTCCAAAACCTAAAAAACTTTTAAAAGCATACAATCAAAGTGCAGCAACGCTTAACTTATTAAGAGCATTTGCAAGAGGTGGTATGGCAGATTTAAATAAGGTACATTCATGGAATTTAGATTTTGTTAAAGGTAATACTTTAGGTGCAAAATATGAAGAATTAGCAGATAAAATTTCTGAAACACTGAATTTTATGAAATCATGCGGAATTACATCAGCAAATACAAACCAGTTAAGTGAGACAACTTTATATACTTCTCATGAAGCGTTGTTATTAAACTATGAACAAGCATTAACAAGAAAAGATTCACTTACTGGTGATTGGTATGATTGTAGTGCTCATATGTTATGGATTGGTGATAGAACAAGAGGTTTGGATGATGCACATATTGAATATTTTAGAGGTATCAAAAATCCTATTGGATGTAAAGTTGGTCCATCTATGGAAGAAGATGAATTAATAAAATTAATTGATAAATTAAATCCAGAAAATGAAGCTGGAAGATTAAACTTAATTGTAAGAATGGGAGCTGAAAAAATTGCAGATAATTTCCCAAAACTTTTAGCTAAAGTTAAAGCTGAAGGTAAAAATGTATTATGGTCAAGTGATCCAATGCATGGAAATACAATTAAAGCAGACAATGGTTTTAAAACAAGAGATTTTGAAGCTATTTTATCTGAAGTTAAACAATTTTTCCAAATTCACAAAGCTGAAGGTACATATGCAGGTGGAATTCATTTAGAGATGACAGGACAAAATGTAACTGAGTGTACAGGTTCTTGTTCTTCTGCAATTACTCAAGAAGGTTTAGCAAGTAGATATCACACACAATGTGATCCAAGATTAAATGCTGACCAAGCTTTAGAATTATCATTTATGATAGCAGATACATTAAAAGAAGCTAGAAAAGATATAGTATTATAA
- the murC gene encoding UDP-N-acetylmuramate--L-alanine ligase: MKIYFIGIGGIGLSALARFLKNDGHEVCGSDMKSTPITMALEDEGIKVFCSQKASNISDDLDLVIYSAAVTDENPELIESRLRQIRTLSRKEALPIILGDKKNYCVAGAHGKSTTTAILASILNSSALIGAISKDFGSNFRYVNDLVAFEADESDASFLLSNPYCSIVTNAEPEHMEYYHYDYDKFFQAYEKFINLSKKNVLNGEDKYIKKLNIKNPNFLYPSKDIKNLSFLLKDGEPYTKFDLKNLGSFEVWGFGYHVVIDASLAILAAKNELDIETIRKNLLSYKGIKKRFDIVQKSQGFVVIDDYAHHPTEIEATIKSVEVYDNLTNIDKRIVIWQPHKYSRTKDNLDGFKKCFRRCDELIILPIWTIPGEQKIDIDFEKEFALYNPIFADRINAKNDLIEIIKDDKIIHTYDQGIILGVGAGDITYQLRGK; this comes from the coding sequence ATGAAAATATATTTTATAGGAATTGGTGGAATAGGGCTTTCAGCATTAGCAAGATTTTTGAAAAATGATGGACATGAAGTATGTGGTTCAGATATGAAAAGTACGCCAATTACAATGGCTTTAGAAGATGAGGGAATAAAAGTATTTTGTTCTCAAAAAGCTTCAAATATTAGTGATGATTTAGATTTAGTAATCTATTCTGCAGCAGTAACAGATGAAAATCCAGAATTAATTGAATCAAGATTAAGACAAATAAGAACTCTTTCAAGAAAAGAAGCTTTACCAATAATTTTAGGTGATAAAAAAAACTATTGTGTCGCAGGTGCGCATGGAAAAAGTACAACAACTGCAATCTTAGCTTCAATATTAAATAGTTCAGCTTTAATAGGTGCAATATCAAAAGATTTTGGTTCAAATTTTAGATATGTAAATGATTTAGTTGCATTTGAAGCAGATGAATCAGATGCAAGTTTTTTATTATCTAATCCATACTGTTCAATAGTAACAAATGCTGAGCCAGAACATATGGAATATTATCATTATGATTATGATAAATTTTTTCAAGCATATGAAAAATTTATTAATTTATCTAAAAAGAATGTATTAAATGGTGAAGATAAATATATTAAGAAATTAAATATTAAAAATCCAAACTTCTTATATCCTAGTAAAGATATTAAAAATTTATCATTTTTATTAAAAGATGGTGAACCATATACTAAATTTGATTTAAAGAATTTAGGTTCTTTTGAGGTATGGGGATTTGGATATCATGTGGTAATTGATGCATCTTTGGCTATTTTAGCAGCAAAGAATGAGCTTGATATTGAAACAATTAGAAAAAATTTATTAAGTTATAAAGGTATTAAAAAAAGATTTGATATAGTTCAAAAATCACAAGGTTTTGTTGTAATTGATGATTATGCTCATCATCCAACTGAAATAGAAGCTACAATTAAATCTGTAGAAGTATATGATAATCTTACTAATATAGATAAAAGAATAGTAATTTGGCAACCACACAAATATTCAAGAACAAAAGATAATTTAGACGGTTTTAAAAAATGTTTTAGAAGATGTGATGAATTAATTATTCTTCCTATTTGGACAATACCAGGTGAACAAAAAATTGATATAGATTTTGAAAAAGAGTTTGCTTTATATAATCCTATTTTTGCAGATAGAATTAATGCTAAAAATGATTTAATTGAAATTATAAAAGATGATAAGATTATACATACTTATGATCAAGGGATTATTTTAGGAGTTGGTGCAGGAGATATAACATATCAATTAAGAGGTAAATAA